From Echinicola jeungdonensis, the proteins below share one genomic window:
- the recA gene encoding recombinase RecA — MSVNTEKLKALQLTIDKLEKTYGKGTVMKLSDNTVLDVPAISTGSLGLDMALGVGGVPRGRIIEVYGPESSGKTTLAMHCIAEAQKSGGLAAFIDAEHAFDKGYAEKLGIDTENLLISQPDNGEQALEIAEHLIRSGAIDIIVIDSVAALVPKGELEGEMGDSKMGLQARLMSQALRKLTGAIHKTGCSCIFINQLRDKIGVMFGNPETTTGGNALKFYSSVRLDIRRIGQIKESADNILGNRTKVKVVKNKVAPPFKVVEFDIMYGQGISKVGEIIDLGVEFEIIKKAGSWFSYEGNKLGQGRDAVKTLIQDNPELMEELELKIKEKAGLSGVVEEEVSED, encoded by the coding sequence ATGAGCGTAAATACAGAAAAACTTAAAGCGCTTCAGCTCACCATCGATAAGTTGGAAAAGACTTATGGAAAGGGGACTGTGATGAAGCTGAGTGACAATACCGTACTGGATGTACCCGCAATCTCCACAGGTTCCCTGGGGCTGGATATGGCTTTAGGTGTTGGAGGGGTGCCCAGAGGTAGGATTATTGAAGTGTATGGACCGGAATCTTCCGGTAAGACGACCTTGGCCATGCATTGTATTGCTGAAGCCCAAAAATCCGGTGGATTGGCTGCTTTTATCGATGCAGAACATGCGTTTGACAAAGGATATGCGGAAAAGCTGGGGATCGATACTGAAAACCTGCTTATTTCCCAACCGGATAATGGAGAGCAAGCCTTGGAAATCGCTGAACACCTGATCCGTTCCGGGGCTATTGATATCATCGTAATTGATTCCGTGGCGGCATTGGTGCCAAAAGGTGAGCTTGAAGGAGAAATGGGAGATAGCAAAATGGGCCTTCAGGCGAGGTTGATGTCCCAGGCATTGAGGAAGTTAACTGGTGCCATTCATAAGACTGGATGTTCCTGCATCTTCATTAACCAGCTTAGGGATAAAATCGGTGTGATGTTTGGCAACCCGGAAACCACTACCGGTGGTAATGCCTTGAAATTTTATTCTTCTGTAAGACTGGATATCCGAAGGATTGGACAGATCAAGGAAAGTGCTGATAATATCTTGGGAAATAGGACCAAAGTAAAAGTGGTTAAAAACAAAGTTGCTCCTCCATTCAAAGTTGTTGAATTTGACATTATGTATGGCCAGGGAATTTCCAAAGTTGGGGAAATCATTGACTTGGGTGTTGAGTTTGAAATCATTAAGAAGGCCGGTTCCTGGTTCTCCTATGAAGGCAATAAACTAGGTCAGGGCAGAGATGCTGTGAAAACCCTGATTCAGGATAATCCTGAATTGATGGAGGAATTGGAATTGAAAATTAAAGAAAAAGCCGGACTAAGCGGTGTGGTTGAGGAAGAGGTTTCCGAAGACTGA
- a CDS encoding ABC transporter permease — protein MIIFRLIWESFRFAWQALRANLTRTILSLLGVTIGIFAIIAVFTLVDSLERNIKSSFTFLGTNVLRVDRFPFSSGPGEYPWWKYFRRPPGNYSEYEFLQERLQNAEAITISASSNSTLKSGSSSFEGATLQGVIFDHKEVYDVPVVEGRYFTEMEISAARNVAVIGSKISNALAAAAPIIGQKIKIRGQNFVVIGLLEEEGAGLFDLPSKDNTCLIPYGSFNKMYYLGRNGVEPTIAAKGLDSDEGLESLENEMTGLLRAKRGLKPTEENNFALNKSEFIQNAIGSIFDVISIAGAVIGGFSILVGGFGIANIMFVSVKERTPIIGIQKSLGAKNYFILLQFLFEATFLSLIGGLAGIGLVFALTFIPLGALEVYLSLKNIIIGLLLSSSIGIISGFIPAGIASRMDPVEAIRSN, from the coding sequence GTGATCATTTTTAGGCTTATTTGGGAAAGTTTTCGATTTGCATGGCAGGCTTTGAGAGCTAACCTGACAAGAACCATACTTTCCCTATTAGGGGTTACCATCGGCATTTTTGCCATCATTGCAGTTTTCACATTAGTGGATTCACTGGAAAGAAACATCAAGTCTAGTTTCACCTTTTTAGGAACCAATGTCCTCAGGGTGGACCGTTTTCCCTTCTCTTCCGGGCCTGGTGAATATCCCTGGTGGAAGTATTTTCGGAGACCACCAGGCAACTATTCCGAATATGAGTTTTTACAGGAAAGGCTTCAAAATGCGGAAGCCATAACTATTTCAGCATCTTCCAATTCTACCCTCAAAAGCGGCAGCAGTTCATTTGAAGGAGCCACTCTCCAAGGGGTGATCTTTGACCACAAGGAAGTATATGATGTCCCAGTAGTTGAAGGCCGCTATTTCACCGAAATGGAGATCTCAGCTGCCCGGAATGTCGCTGTTATAGGTTCAAAAATTTCAAATGCCCTTGCCGCCGCCGCCCCTATCATTGGCCAAAAAATCAAAATCAGAGGGCAAAATTTTGTAGTAATTGGCCTTTTGGAAGAAGAAGGAGCAGGATTATTTGACCTACCTTCCAAGGACAATACCTGCTTGATTCCATATGGGTCTTTTAACAAGATGTATTACCTGGGCAGAAATGGAGTGGAGCCAACCATCGCTGCAAAAGGCCTGGACTCAGATGAAGGTTTGGAATCCCTGGAAAACGAAATGACGGGCCTTTTACGGGCAAAAAGAGGCCTCAAGCCAACTGAGGAAAATAATTTTGCCTTGAACAAATCGGAATTCATCCAAAATGCCATTGGGTCGATTTTTGATGTAATCAGCATTGCAGGGGCAGTAATCGGTGGTTTTTCTATTTTGGTGGGCGGATTTGGAATAGCCAACATCATGTTTGTCTCCGTAAAAGAAAGAACCCCTATTATCGGGATTCAAAAATCCCTGGGGGCCAAAAATTATTTTATCCTCTTGCAGTTTTTATTTGAAGCCACTTTCTTGAGCTTAATTGGTGGTTTGGCAGGTATCGGCTTGGTTTTCGCCCTTACCTTTATTCCTTTAGGAGCTTTGGAAGTGTACCTTTCCCTAAAAAACATCATAATAGGCTTGCTTCTTTCCTCATCCATTGGAATAATTTCAGGATTTATCCCGGCAGGAATTGCCTCAAGAATGGACCCCGTGGAAGCAATCCGCTCCAATTAA
- the queA gene encoding tRNA preQ1(34) S-adenosylmethionine ribosyltransferase-isomerase QueA yields MKLSDFKFEVPKKLISLYPSDNRDESRLMVVHKDTGKIEHRIFKDIIEYFDEGDVFVTNNTKVFPARLYGNKEKTGAKIEVFLLRELNRELRLWDVLVDPARKIRVGNKLYFGDSDLVAEVIDNTTSRGRTIRFLFDGTDEEFYKTIDALGETPILKEFIERKVEEEDRERYQTIYAEHVGAVAAPTAGLHFTPHLLKRLEIKGVEVSPITLHIGLGTFRQVDVEDLTKHKMDSENYDIPQPTVDLVNEALEEKKRVVAVGTTSLKTIESSVTASNRLKASSGWTDKFIIPPYDFKIANALITNFHMPESTLLMTTAAFGGYDLIMKAYQEAVKEGYRFFSYGDAMLII; encoded by the coding sequence ATGAAATTATCCGATTTCAAATTCGAGGTTCCAAAAAAATTAATTTCCTTATATCCATCCGATAATAGAGACGAGTCTCGATTAATGGTAGTCCACAAGGATACCGGTAAAATTGAGCACAGAATATTTAAGGATATCATTGAATATTTTGACGAAGGGGATGTGTTTGTAACCAATAACACTAAAGTTTTTCCAGCCAGGTTATATGGCAATAAAGAAAAGACTGGAGCAAAAATAGAAGTATTCCTGTTAAGAGAATTAAACCGGGAATTACGACTTTGGGATGTGTTGGTTGATCCTGCCAGAAAGATACGGGTAGGTAACAAGCTTTATTTTGGGGATAGTGATTTAGTGGCAGAAGTTATTGACAATACTACTTCCCGAGGCCGAACCATCCGTTTTCTTTTTGATGGTACTGATGAGGAATTTTACAAAACCATTGATGCATTAGGGGAAACTCCGATACTTAAAGAATTCATCGAAAGAAAAGTTGAAGAGGAAGACCGTGAGCGTTATCAAACCATTTATGCAGAACATGTAGGGGCTGTGGCTGCACCTACTGCAGGTCTGCACTTTACTCCTCATTTATTGAAAAGGTTGGAAATCAAAGGGGTGGAAGTAAGCCCGATTACACTTCATATTGGTCTGGGAACCTTTAGACAGGTGGATGTAGAGGACCTGACCAAGCATAAGATGGACTCTGAAAACTATGATATTCCACAGCCTACTGTTGATTTGGTTAATGAAGCTCTGGAGGAAAAGAAAAGAGTAGTAGCAGTAGGCACTACATCCTTAAAAACTATCGAATCTTCAGTAACGGCTAGCAATAGGTTAAAAGCATCCAGTGGTTGGACTGATAAGTTTATTATTCCGCCTTATGATTTTAAAATTGCCAATGCTTTGATTACCAATTTCCACATGCCCGAAAGTACGCTATTGATGACTACTGCAGCATTTGGAGGATATGATCTGATTATGAAAGCTTACCAGGAAGCAGTCAAAGAAGGTTACAGGTTCTTCTCCTATGGAGATGCCATGCTGATAATATAA
- a CDS encoding 2-C-methyl-D-erythritol 4-phosphate cytidylyltransferase, translated as MNKAAIIVAGGKGSRMGGSIPKQYLEIGGKPILMHTLEAFFNYDPNLTLVLVLPEVDFPFWKELCKKFSFDIPHEMVVGGKSRFQSVKHGLDYLDWEDGLVAIHDGVRPFVSQEVISNGFEEALHSGSAIAVVPLKDSIRKLTDDDRSFYQEREYFRLVQTPQTFDLKRIKKAFDVTELRHFTDDATVFEHQGWQVSLIAGNPENIKITTPEDMEYASFLIQKKKDKYNFPRFKG; from the coding sequence ATGAATAAAGCAGCGATAATTGTTGCGGGAGGCAAAGGATCCAGAATGGGGGGCTCCATTCCCAAGCAATATTTGGAAATCGGTGGAAAGCCCATTTTAATGCATACTTTGGAAGCATTTTTCAATTATGACCCTAATCTTACTTTGGTATTGGTCCTTCCAGAAGTGGATTTTCCTTTTTGGAAGGAATTGTGTAAGAAATTTTCCTTCGATATTCCCCATGAAATGGTCGTTGGAGGTAAATCCAGGTTTCAGTCAGTGAAGCACGGTTTGGATTATTTGGATTGGGAAGATGGCTTAGTGGCCATACATGATGGGGTTAGGCCTTTTGTTAGCCAGGAAGTGATTTCCAATGGTTTTGAGGAAGCGCTTCACTCAGGAAGTGCCATAGCAGTGGTTCCCCTTAAAGATTCTATCAGGAAATTAACCGATGATGACCGTTCTTTTTATCAGGAAAGAGAATATTTCAGGTTGGTACAAACCCCACAGACTTTTGACTTGAAGCGCATTAAAAAAGCTTTTGATGTAACCGAATTGCGCCACTTTACTGATGATGCTACGGTGTTTGAGCATCAGGGCTGGCAAGTAAGCCTCATTGCAGGTAATCCAGAAAACATCAAAATCACTACTCCGGAGGACATGGAGTATGCTTCATTTTTAATTCAAAAAAAGAAAGACAAATATAATTTCCCAAGATTCAAGGGGTGA
- a CDS encoding DUF2795 domain-containing protein: MYWTLELASYLEDAPWPATKDELIDYAIRSGAPLEVVENLQELEDDGEPYENIEEIWPDYPTKDDFFFNEDEY; the protein is encoded by the coding sequence ATGTATTGGACATTAGAACTTGCATCTTATTTGGAAGATGCTCCGTGGCCAGCAACAAAAGATGAATTAATCGATTATGCTATTCGTTCTGGAGCTCCTCTTGAAGTAGTCGAGAACCTTCAGGAGTTGGAAGACGATGGAGAACCTTATGAAAACATTGAAGAAATCTGGCCTGATTACCCAACAAAAGATGATTTCTTCTTTAACGAAGACGAATATTAA
- a CDS encoding DUF349 domain-containing protein, whose amino-acid sequence MEHPYGYIKDNKVYLKGFLDQEDRVIGEVKENEASTIKYFEDRFEMVKKKVEDLKKDIEENQNKGSFLMKLIHLRKSLMQYDALGDFVPLIKELDQLEDYLSEIIQANRDRNLEIKKGLILEAEALKNETDWKETSEAFKELKQRWIKTGPVEKEIEEEIEAKFKDAVDTFFENRKNYFEGLALQAEENIKVYEALVVQAREAFAMDDAKKAFEISKKIQKQWKESGKVPAERRQPLWDEFSKLNNRIFSRYKRTLQSKPRLKPFEIVKKSEKLAEEMKSLSRGPMSPEKISKAKKLQSEWKSLPPKKPREAKLYSRTFVFFADVVFEKSFLDKLANSKFQDFREKDPKEQNQIKINIIKDLIGRDQKELDTVKENAEKFRSNEGDFEVMLHRKLSAFKRKLDVKNHILKELSNN is encoded by the coding sequence ATGGAGCATCCATACGGATACATTAAAGACAACAAAGTTTATTTAAAAGGATTTTTAGATCAGGAAGACAGGGTCATCGGAGAAGTTAAAGAAAACGAAGCCTCTACCATCAAATATTTTGAAGACCGTTTTGAGATGGTGAAGAAAAAGGTAGAAGATCTCAAAAAGGACATTGAGGAAAACCAAAACAAAGGTTCTTTCCTAATGAAACTGATCCACCTGAGAAAATCCCTGATGCAATATGATGCATTGGGTGACTTTGTACCCTTAATCAAGGAGCTGGACCAGCTTGAGGATTATCTTTCAGAAATCATCCAGGCCAACAGAGACAGAAATCTGGAAATAAAGAAAGGCCTGATCCTGGAAGCTGAAGCATTAAAAAACGAAACTGACTGGAAAGAAACTTCAGAAGCCTTCAAGGAACTCAAGCAACGCTGGATCAAAACAGGCCCGGTAGAAAAGGAAATCGAAGAAGAAATAGAAGCCAAGTTCAAAGATGCAGTGGATACCTTCTTTGAAAACCGTAAAAACTATTTTGAAGGCCTTGCCCTACAGGCAGAAGAAAACATTAAAGTTTATGAAGCCTTGGTGGTCCAAGCTAGGGAGGCCTTTGCAATGGATGATGCCAAAAAAGCCTTTGAAATAAGCAAAAAAATCCAGAAACAGTGGAAAGAGTCCGGAAAAGTCCCAGCCGAAAGGCGTCAACCCCTCTGGGATGAATTTTCAAAGCTGAACAATAGAATTTTCAGTCGCTACAAAAGGACTTTACAGTCAAAGCCAAGGCTAAAACCTTTTGAAATAGTCAAAAAATCGGAGAAGCTCGCTGAGGAAATGAAATCCCTATCCAGAGGCCCGATGTCTCCAGAAAAAATCTCCAAAGCAAAAAAACTCCAAAGTGAATGGAAGTCCCTTCCGCCCAAAAAACCGCGGGAAGCGAAACTATATTCACGCACATTCGTCTTTTTTGCAGATGTGGTATTTGAAAAGTCCTTTCTGGACAAATTAGCTAATTCAAAATTCCAGGACTTCCGTGAAAAGGATCCAAAAGAACAAAATCAGATTAAAATCAACATTATAAAGGATTTAATTGGAAGAGACCAAAAAGAGCTTGATACAGTAAAGGAAAATGCTGAAAAATTCCGGTCTAATGAAGGGGATTTTGAAGTAATGCTTCATAGAAAATTAAGTGCGTTTAAAAGGAAATTGGATGTAAAAAATCATATATTAAAGGAACTTTCAAACAATTAG
- the ettA gene encoding energy-dependent translational throttle protein EttA translates to MSDEKIIFSMSGVSKVYPPQKKVLKDIYLSFFYGAKIGVLGLNGSGKSSLLRIIAGMDKEYLGEVVWSPGYSVGMLEQEPKLDLEKTVKEIVEEAVADTKALLKEFEEINEKFMDPAVMEDPDAMNKLIEKQGEVQEKLDAANAWELDVVLNKAMDALNLPPSDANVGNLSGGEKRRVALCRLLLQEPDVLLLDEPTNHLDAESVLWLEQHLQQYKGTVIAVTHDRYFLDNVAGWILELDRGEGIPWKGNYTSWLEQKQKRLQQEEKTESKRQKTLERELDWIRMTPKAKQAKGKARLNAYEKLVGEEAKEKEAKLELYIPPGPRLGNKVIEVNGVSKAYGDKLLFEDLSFSLPQGGIVGVIGPNGAGKTTLFELITQKEKPDDGNFEVGETVKLAYVDQEHNHLDPDKSVYQTISEGNELIKLGNKEVNARAYVSKFNFSGADQEKKVGVLSGGERNRVHLALTLKENGNLLLLDEPTNDLDVNTLRSLEEALENFGGCAVIISHDRWFLDRICTHILAFEGDSQVYWFEGNFSEYEENKKKRLGDVTPRRLKYKKLK, encoded by the coding sequence ATGAGTGACGAGAAGATCATATTTTCCATGTCCGGGGTCTCTAAAGTGTACCCTCCGCAAAAGAAAGTATTGAAAGATATTTATTTGTCTTTTTTTTATGGGGCCAAGATTGGTGTCCTAGGACTCAATGGGTCAGGTAAAAGTTCCTTGCTACGGATTATTGCCGGCATGGATAAGGAATACCTGGGCGAAGTGGTCTGGTCTCCCGGGTATTCTGTGGGTATGTTGGAGCAGGAGCCAAAATTGGATCTTGAAAAAACAGTAAAGGAAATTGTAGAAGAGGCAGTAGCCGATACCAAAGCCCTTTTGAAAGAATTCGAAGAAATCAATGAGAAGTTTATGGACCCTGCCGTCATGGAGGATCCGGATGCCATGAACAAACTGATTGAAAAACAGGGTGAAGTTCAGGAAAAGTTGGATGCCGCCAATGCATGGGAACTGGACGTGGTGTTAAATAAAGCCATGGATGCCCTAAATCTTCCTCCCAGTGATGCCAATGTTGGGAATTTATCCGGAGGAGAGAAAAGGAGGGTTGCCCTTTGCCGATTATTGCTTCAAGAGCCTGATGTGCTTTTGCTGGATGAACCTACCAACCATTTGGACGCGGAGTCCGTACTTTGGCTGGAGCAGCATTTGCAACAATATAAAGGAACAGTGATTGCCGTTACCCACGACAGATATTTCCTGGATAATGTTGCAGGGTGGATCCTGGAACTGGACAGGGGAGAAGGTATCCCTTGGAAGGGAAATTACACCAGTTGGCTGGAACAAAAGCAAAAACGATTGCAGCAGGAAGAAAAGACAGAATCCAAACGGCAAAAAACCCTGGAAAGGGAATTGGATTGGATCCGGATGACCCCTAAAGCTAAGCAAGCCAAAGGTAAGGCAAGGTTGAATGCATATGAAAAATTGGTGGGAGAGGAAGCCAAAGAAAAAGAAGCCAAATTAGAATTATATATTCCCCCAGGTCCACGGTTGGGAAACAAAGTCATTGAAGTAAATGGGGTGTCCAAAGCCTATGGTGACAAATTATTGTTTGAAGACCTTTCCTTTTCCCTGCCACAAGGGGGGATTGTTGGAGTGATTGGTCCCAATGGGGCAGGGAAAACAACTTTGTTCGAACTCATTACCCAAAAGGAAAAACCTGACGATGGCAATTTTGAAGTGGGGGAAACGGTGAAATTAGCCTATGTGGATCAGGAACATAATCACCTGGATCCTGATAAGTCTGTTTATCAAACTATTTCTGAGGGGAACGAATTGATCAAACTAGGTAATAAAGAGGTTAATGCCCGTGCTTATGTCAGCAAGTTTAATTTCTCCGGGGCTGACCAGGAAAAAAAAGTGGGGGTGCTTTCCGGTGGGGAAAGGAACCGCGTTCACCTGGCCTTGACACTGAAAGAAAATGGGAATTTGCTGCTCTTGGACGAACCTACCAACGATTTGGATGTAAATACCCTTAGGTCCCTGGAGGAAGCCCTGGAAAATTTCGGTGGCTGTGCCGTTATTATTTCCCACGACAGATGGTTCTTGGATAGGATTTGTACCCATATCTTAGCTTTTGAAGGGGATTCCCAAGTATATTGGTTTGAAGGGAATTTCTCTGAATATGAGGAAAATAAGAAAAAGAGATTGGGTGATGTTACCCCAAGAAGGTTGAAGTATAAGAAGTTGAAATAG
- a CDS encoding pyridoxal phosphate-dependent aminotransferase: MRQILLAPGADELTYEIRGIVKKAKLIEKLGKEITWENIGDPIQKNNRIPSWMKDIVTELVQDDKTYGYADSKGMLKTREFLADLNNKRNGVKITAEDILFFNGLGDAIARLYQFLIPTARIIGPSPAYSTHSSAEAAHANTFPITYKLDPANNWYPDMDDLYNKVKYNPNIVGLLIINPDNPTGMVYPREVMEQFVSIAREFNLLIIADEIYQNITYNGYDAIPLSEVIGDLPGISLKGISKEFPWPGSRCGWMEFYNREASSEFDKLCTTLDNAKMIEVCSTMLPQLAIPKIMSHPEYSAYRKKANARIGQRSRIMEEVLKDVPGIMFNKTKGAFYNTIVFDEKVLNAKQYLPVEDQRVKGYLDQWLNEEDMPHDKRFVYNLLAAEGICVVPVSSFCSNLRGFRVTLLEEDEEKFRDTFTRIANCIRKYLASA; encoded by the coding sequence ATCAGGCAAATTTTGTTAGCCCCAGGTGCAGACGAATTGACCTATGAGATCAGGGGAATTGTCAAAAAGGCAAAATTGATCGAAAAATTAGGCAAGGAGATTACCTGGGAGAATATTGGGGACCCAATTCAGAAAAACAATAGGATTCCCTCCTGGATGAAGGACATCGTTACTGAATTGGTTCAGGACGACAAGACTTATGGGTATGCTGATTCCAAAGGAATGTTGAAAACCAGGGAGTTTTTGGCTGACTTAAATAATAAGCGGAATGGTGTGAAAATCACTGCTGAGGATATCTTGTTTTTTAATGGCTTAGGGGATGCGATTGCCAGACTCTATCAGTTTTTGATTCCTACAGCAAGGATCATTGGGCCCTCTCCGGCATATTCTACTCATAGTTCTGCAGAGGCTGCCCATGCAAACACTTTTCCAATTACCTATAAATTGGACCCGGCCAACAATTGGTACCCGGATATGGATGATTTGTATAATAAGGTGAAATATAATCCAAATATTGTAGGGCTATTGATTATCAATCCGGACAACCCAACTGGAATGGTGTATCCGCGGGAGGTAATGGAGCAATTTGTTTCCATTGCAAGAGAATTTAATTTGTTGATCATTGCTGATGAGATTTATCAAAACATAACTTATAATGGCTATGATGCTATCCCGCTATCCGAAGTGATCGGGGATCTTCCAGGTATTTCTTTGAAAGGTATATCCAAGGAGTTTCCATGGCCCGGCTCCAGGTGTGGCTGGATGGAATTTTATAATAGAGAGGCATCCTCCGAGTTTGATAAGCTCTGCACTACCTTGGATAATGCCAAAATGATAGAGGTGTGTTCTACCATGTTGCCCCAATTGGCCATTCCTAAAATTATGAGTCACCCTGAATATTCTGCATATAGAAAAAAAGCCAATGCCAGGATTGGACAGCGGAGTAGGATCATGGAGGAGGTGTTGAAAGATGTGCCTGGGATTATGTTTAATAAAACCAAAGGGGCATTTTATAATACCATTGTTTTTGACGAAAAAGTCCTCAATGCCAAACAATACCTTCCAGTCGAAGATCAAAGGGTAAAGGGATATCTTGATCAATGGCTGAATGAAGAAGATATGCCTCATGATAAACGTTTTGTTTATAATTTGTTAGCCGCCGAGGGGATTTGTGTGGTTCCAGTCAGCTCCTTTTGTTCCAATCTAAGAGGGTTTAGAGTGACCTTGTTGGAGGAAGATGAAGAAAAATTCAGGGATACCTTTACCCGTATTGCCAATTGCATTAGAAAATATTTAGCTTCTGCCTGA
- a CDS encoding zinc dependent phospholipase C family protein, with protein MKRSLFLLFLLLIDFQGFAYWGFYAHKKINRQAVFSLPLEMIGFFKENIQYITENAVNPDKRRYAVEGEAEKHFIDADVYGDSAVYSLPRYWKEAKETFTEDTLRKYGIAPWNVHFVQHQLTEAFEEKNGPAILRLAADLGHYIGDINVPLHTTENYNGQLTGQEGIHGFWETRIPELLAENFNLFVGKAEYVENTQLAAWDAIIQAHQALDSVLLFERQLDAKFSKDKKYSFEERGNRNMKVYSKAYTLAYHKMLHGQVERQMKKSIKMVADFWFTAWVDAGQPDLSKLLQHPTQIPPGHDSNNNPNHLERPSSPP; from the coding sequence ATGAAACGAAGTTTATTTTTACTTTTCTTACTTTTAATTGACTTTCAGGGATTTGCATATTGGGGCTTTTATGCTCATAAAAAAATAAACAGGCAGGCAGTATTCTCTTTACCCCTCGAAATGATCGGTTTTTTCAAAGAAAACATCCAATACATAACGGAAAACGCAGTCAATCCTGATAAAAGGAGATATGCAGTGGAAGGGGAAGCGGAAAAGCATTTTATTGATGCCGATGTGTATGGGGACAGCGCAGTCTATTCGCTTCCAAGATACTGGAAGGAGGCAAAGGAAACTTTTACTGAAGACACCTTGAGGAAGTACGGCATTGCCCCATGGAATGTGCATTTTGTCCAACATCAGCTAACAGAAGCCTTTGAAGAAAAAAATGGACCAGCCATTCTGCGATTAGCTGCAGATTTGGGGCATTATATTGGCGATATCAATGTACCTCTCCATACCACTGAAAACTATAACGGGCAACTCACCGGCCAAGAAGGAATCCATGGTTTTTGGGAAACAAGGATCCCTGAACTTTTGGCAGAAAATTTCAATTTGTTTGTTGGAAAAGCGGAATATGTCGAAAACACCCAGTTGGCAGCTTGGGATGCTATCATCCAGGCCCACCAAGCCCTGGATAGTGTTTTGCTTTTTGAACGGCAATTGGATGCCAAATTCAGCAAGGACAAAAAATATAGCTTTGAAGAAAGAGGTAACCGGAACATGAAAGTTTACTCTAAAGCTTATACCCTGGCATACCATAAAATGCTCCATGGACAGGTGGAAAGGCAAATGAAAAAATCCATCAAAATGGTGGCAGACTTTTGGTTTACAGCATGGGTGGATGCAGGGCAACCTGACCTATCAAAATTACTTCAGCACCCCACACAAATCCCCCCGGGACACGATTCCAATAATAATCCCAATCACCTTGAAAGACCTTCTTCTCCTCCTTAA
- the rpsT gene encoding 30S ribosomal protein S20 — MANHKSALKRIRANEAKRLRNKYQAKTTRTFIKRLRNTTDKVEAQELFKKVSSMIDKLAKKNIIHKNNAANKKSSLARFINTLG; from the coding sequence ATGGCAAATCACAAATCAGCTCTAAAGAGAATCCGGGCTAACGAAGCCAAGCGTTTGAGGAATAAATATCAAGCGAAAACCACCAGAACTTTTATCAAAAGACTTAGAAATACTACTGATAAAGTTGAAGCGCAAGAGCTATTCAAGAAGGTGTCTTCTATGATTGACAAACTTGCTAAGAAAAACATTATCCATAAAAATAATGCAGCCAATAAAAAATCTAGCTTGGCTAGATTTATTAATACATTAGGTTAA
- the radC gene encoding RadC family protein, protein MDAYQSIKISALAEEERPREKLLLKGKGALTDAELIAILIGSGSRSLSAVDLSRHILSSVDHDLSALAKLGVKDLQKFKGIGEAKAIAIVSALELGRRRKAVDAPQRKKISSSQDVYELMKAELMDEIVEHFFIILLSRANHVIRKLLISKGGMSGTIADPKLIFKYGLENNASSMILVHNHPSGNLKPSQADINLTKKLVELGRNLELPVLDHLIFADVGYFSFADEAMI, encoded by the coding sequence ATGGATGCTTACCAGTCGATTAAAATTTCCGCCTTGGCTGAAGAGGAAAGGCCCCGTGAAAAACTGCTGTTAAAAGGAAAAGGGGCATTGACGGATGCAGAACTCATTGCTATTTTGATTGGTTCTGGCAGCAGGTCTTTGAGTGCGGTAGACCTTTCCAGGCATATTTTATCAAGTGTAGATCATGATTTAAGTGCCCTTGCGAAATTGGGGGTAAAAGATCTGCAGAAGTTTAAAGGTATAGGAGAGGCTAAAGCTATAGCCATTGTAAGTGCTTTGGAGTTGGGGCGAAGAAGAAAGGCAGTTGATGCCCCTCAGAGAAAGAAAATTTCTTCTTCCCAGGATGTTTATGAGTTGATGAAGGCTGAATTGATGGATGAAATTGTAGAACATTTTTTTATTATTCTATTGAGCAGGGCTAACCACGTTATCCGAAAATTGTTAATAAGCAAAGGAGGGATGAGCGGCACCATTGCAGATCCAAAATTGATTTTTAAATATGGACTTGAAAATAATGCCAGTTCCATGATCTTGGTTCATAACCATCCATCTGGCAACCTAAAACCCTCACAGGCAGATATTAATTTGACAAAAAAACTGGTAGAGCTGGGACGTAATTTGGAGTTGCCGGTCTTGGATCATTTGATTTTCGCAGATGTTGGTTATTTTAGCTTCGCCGATGAAGCAATGATTTAA